In Terriglobia bacterium, the sequence CCACGGTGGCCGGTCAGACCACCGGCAGCAGGGTGAAATAGGCAGAGAGCAGCCACGGATCGGCCCGGAGCCCCCGGATTCAGTAATTACAATCCGTGGGAATCCGTGTGATTCGTGGCGTTTTGTTTGCTTGTGAGCCGTGCAGTAGCCCGTCGGTTCGTCATCACCCACCAGAAAACCGCGGCGATGATCGCCGCCAGCGCCAGCCCGATTAGCAACCGATCCAGATGGGTACCGAGGAGGTCAGCGGCGAGCGTCACCGCCCGCGGCCCGAACTTCAGCACCAGCACGGACAGGATGAGGAACCGCGCCACGCGCCCCGCGAAGATGGCGATCAGGAAGTGGCTGAAGTGCATCTCGAAAGCTGCGGCGGAGAGCGCGAATAGCTTGAAGGGAAACGGCGGCGGCATCATGGCGGGCAGCATGAGCGCAAGAAACTCGTGGCGCTCGAAGCGCTCCCGCATGCGCGCAAACTTGGCGGCGCCCATTCGCTTCTCCAGCACCAGCTCGCCCATTTCGTAGCCGACGGCATAAATAATGAGGCTACCCAGCGCCGAACCGGCAGACGCCATGAGAACGTAAAGCCAGAGGCGGTTGGGATGCCGGTACACGTAGCCGCCGACCACCGGGTCCAGCGGCAGTCCAACCGCCGCCGCGTCGATCGCCGCAATGGCAAACACACCCCACGACCCGAGCGGCTTCAGCAGCGTCCAGAGAAAGACGGACCAGCGGCCCAAAAGATTGCTTAAGGTGTGCAAGGTTGAAATTCTACCAGCGGGCACCCGGGGATTTTGCCACAGAGGGCACAGAGGAAAGCAAAACACTCTTGATTGGCGGTTGTCGATCGCCGATTGGTTGCGGGCTGAGGCGCATCGCCAAATCGAGAATCATCAATGATTTTGTTTTTCGGCTCTTCCGCAGTGCCCTCTGTGGCTAATGAGTTGTCTTTCCCGCCAAAAGGTCCAGCGCGTGCGGCAGGATGTCGATCACGGCGGCTAGCGACTCGGTGGCCGCCGACGGGCTGCCGGGCAAATTCAGGATGAGCGACTTGCCGCGCACCGCGCACACGCCGCGGCTGAGCGCTGCCAGCGGTGTCTTCTTGCTGCCCTCGGCGCGCATGCGCTCGCCTACGCCATCCACAATCCGATCGGCAACCGAACGCGTGGCCTCCGGAGTAACGTCGCGCTCGGCAATCCCGGTGCCGCCGGTGGTGACCACCAGTTGCGCCTGGTGGCACATCTCCATGAGCGCAACTTCGATGTCGGGCTGATCGTCTTTCACGACGCAGGCCGCAACCACACGAAATCCCTTTGCTTCCAGCGCTCCGCGCACCGCGGGTCCGGACAGGTCTCCGCGTCGTTTGGCAGCCGACGAATCACTAATGGTCAAAACGGCAGCGGTGAAGGTCATTTGCCGCAGATTAACGCAGATGAACGCATGTAAGAAAGGTCGCAGGAGCGCGGGCGCGTTGATCTGCCCCGAGCCAACCTACGCCTCCAGCACGTTATCTTCCGCTTCTCTGCCCGCCTCGTCCAGCATGCGCAGGCCTTCCATGAGCAGGCCCTGGGTAGATCGCGACGTTGTCTGCTGGTCGCTGGTACCGTTGAAGTCGATCTGGAAGTTGCCGCCGCTCCAGCCCAGGACCTTGTACACCGCATCGTCGCCCTTGAGCGCGCCGTACACGGCGTGATTGATCTGACCCTCGGTGAAGTAAAGTTCGCAGCGGTCGCCATCGTTGGTGAGGGTGAGCAGGCAGCTCTTGTGGCCGAGGTCGAGCGATTGCAGCAGGTCAATAACGTTCATTTGCGCCAGGCTGCCGCGCAGCTTGCCGTCGGCGGTGGGGGCTTCCTTGGCCAGTTTCTCCAGCGCGATCTTGTCAATGATGCGCTTGATCTTCCCTGCAGCCTCCTTCACAAAGAAAGGCTTCTCGATGAAGTCCTCGACCTTGTCCTGAAGCACCTTCAGTTTTTCGTCGATGTCACCCTTGCTGGCTATCAGGATGAAGGGAATGCGGGCGGTCGATGCGCGCGCCTTGATCTTGTCGAACAGGGCTCGGCCGTCCATGCCGGCCATCTGGAGGTCGCTGATGATCAGGTCAAAGGGCTCGTCAATGATCTTCAGCAACGCGTCGGCGCCGTCGCCCGCGGTGCTGATGTTCGCCATCGGGGCAAGCGCCTGGCGCAGCATCCCCAGCACCATGGGGTTGTCATCCACCAGCAGGACTTTGACATTGGATGGCATGAGGACTCGTTTGTCGCTGGTGAACGCGGCCAGCGCAGTTCATTTCTGCTTGGGCTTTCGTCGTTGACCGTCGACCGCGGACCGTCTACTCCATTCCCCGCTCTTGCCGCCGCTTTTCCTCTGCAACCTGACTTCGCGGATCTCGATACCCTTGTCCAGCGCCTTGCACATATCGTACACGGTCAGAGCAGCTACACTGGCCGCCACCAGCGCTTCCATCTCGACGCCGGTGACCGCGGTCGTGGTTACTTTGGAGACGATGGCGACGCCATTCTGCCGCACGTCCGCCTGCACGTCAACCAAGCTGAGCGGCAGCGGATGGCACATCGGGATTAGTTCCGACGTGCGTTTGGCGGCCA encodes:
- the moaC gene encoding cyclic pyranopterin monophosphate synthase MoaC gives rise to the protein MAKSLSHYDKSGRAKMVDVSQKEATKREAEATAFVAMSPAVMKALARNPKGDPLEVSRVAGIMAAKRTSELIPMCHPLPLSLVDVQADVRQNGVAIVSKVTTTAVTGVEMEALVAASVAALTVYDMCKALDKGIEIREVRLQRKSGGKSGEWSRRSAVDGQRRKPKQK
- a CDS encoding response regulator, which encodes MPSNVKVLLVDDNPMVLGMLRQALAPMANISTAGDGADALLKIIDEPFDLIISDLQMAGMDGRALFDKIKARASTARIPFILIASKGDIDEKLKVLQDKVEDFIEKPFFVKEAAGKIKRIIDKIALEKLAKEAPTADGKLRGSLAQMNVIDLLQSLDLGHKSCLLTLTNDGDRCELYFTEGQINHAVYGALKGDDAVYKVLGWSGGNFQIDFNGTSDQQTTSRSTQGLLMEGLRMLDEAGREAEDNVLEA
- a CDS encoding VTT domain-containing protein; its protein translation is MGRWSVFLWTLLKPLGSWGVFAIAAIDAAAVGLPLDPVVGGYVYRHPNRLWLYVLMASAGSALGSLIIYAVGYEMGELVLEKRMGAAKFARMRERFERHEFLALMLPAMMPPPFPFKLFALSAAAFEMHFSHFLIAIFAGRVARFLILSVLVLKFGPRAVTLAADLLGTHLDRLLIGLALAAIIAAVFWWVMTNRRATARLTSKQNATNHTDSHGL
- a CDS encoding MogA/MoaB family molybdenum cofactor biosynthesis protein — translated: MTFTAAVLTISDSSAAKRRGDLSGPAVRGALEAKGFRVVAACVVKDDQPDIEVALMEMCHQAQLVVTTGGTGIAERDVTPEATRSVADRIVDGVGERMRAEGSKKTPLAALSRGVCAVRGKSLILNLPGSPSAATESLAAVIDILPHALDLLAGKTTH